The Pseudomonas rhizosphaerae genomic sequence GGCCGGCTACCTGCTCGGTGGTCAGACCGGTCAGCACGTTGCCTTCCTTGTCCATCAATCCGGCAATGTTGGTCAGCAGCATCAGCTTCTCGGCCTTGAGCGCCTCAGCCACCTTGCCGGCCACCAGGTCGGCGTTGATGTTGTAGGACTCGCCATCCGGACCCACCCCGATGGGCGCGATCACCGGGATGAAGTCACCGTTGACCAGCATGTTCAACAGGTCGGTATTGACCCCGGTGACTTCCCCGACGTGACCGATGTCGATGATCTCCGGCTTGGTCATCTCAGGGGTCTGGCGAGTCACCGTGAGCTTGCGCGCGCGAATCAGTTCGGCGTCCTTGCCGGTCAGGCCGATGGCGCTGCCGCCGTGGCGGTTGATCAGGTTGACGATGTCCTTGTTCACCTGGCCACCCAGCACCATCTCCACGACGTCCATGGTCTGGGCATCGGTGACGCGCATGCCATCGACAAAATGGCTCTCGATGGACAGGCGCTTGAGCAGGTCGCCGATTTGCGGCCCACCGCCGTGCACCACCACCGGGTTGATGCCCACAGCCTTCATCAGCACGATGTCACGGGCGAAACCGGTCTTGAGCTCCTCGCTCTCCATCGCGTTGCCGCCGTACTTGATCACCAGGGTCTTGCCGACGAAGCGGCGGATATAGGGCAGCGCTTCGGACAATACCTTGGCGACGTTGGTGGCGGCATCACGTTCGAGGGTCATGCGGGGCTCCAGTGAAACAAGTGGTCAGAACGGTAGGTGCAGATCAGGTGCGACTTTCAACAGCTGGGTACGGAAGACGCCCTGGATTCGTTCGAGTTCCTCGGCGTCTTCGGCCTCGAAACGCGTCACCAGCACAGGGG encodes the following:
- the argB gene encoding acetylglutamate kinase; protein product: MTLERDAATNVAKVLSEALPYIRRFVGKTLVIKYGGNAMESEELKTGFARDIVLMKAVGINPVVVHGGGPQIGDLLKRLSIESHFVDGMRVTDAQTMDVVEMVLGGQVNKDIVNLINRHGGSAIGLTGKDAELIRARKLTVTRQTPEMTKPEIIDIGHVGEVTGVNTDLLNMLVNGDFIPVIAPIGVGPDGESYNINADLVAGKVAEALKAEKLMLLTNIAGLMDKEGNVLTGLTTEQVAGLIADGTIYGGMLPKIRCALEAVQGGVTTSHIIDGRVPNAVLLEIFTDSGVGTLISNKKIG